In a single window of the Streptomyces sp. NBC_00353 genome:
- a CDS encoding GNAT family N-acetyltransferase, translated as MTIKYEWRGDFDNASLNALHADGFGTPVAQTDWRARLEDHSLGWVCAWEDGALSGFVNVVWDGGAHAFILDTVVARHRRSRGIGAALVAVAAKEARAAKCEWLHVDFEEHLRSFYFDACDFRETPAGLIAL; from the coding sequence GTGACGATCAAGTACGAGTGGCGGGGTGACTTCGACAACGCGTCTCTCAACGCGCTGCACGCCGACGGCTTCGGTACCCCGGTCGCTCAGACCGACTGGCGAGCACGACTTGAGGATCACAGCCTCGGCTGGGTCTGCGCGTGGGAAGACGGCGCTCTGAGCGGCTTCGTCAACGTTGTTTGGGACGGCGGAGCTCACGCCTTCATCCTGGATACGGTGGTCGCCCGGCATCGCCGGTCGCGAGGGATTGGCGCTGCGCTTGTCGCGGTTGCGGCCAAGGAAGCCCGTGCCGCGAAGTGCGAGTGGCTTCACGTCGACTTCGAAGAACATCTGCGTTCGTTCTATTTCGATGCCTGTGACTTCAGGGAGACGCCGGCTGGGCTGATCGCCCTCTGA